A segment of the Streptomyces sp. P9-A2 genome:
CCCTCTCCCACGCCCGCAGCAGACTCCGGCAGGTCTCCCGGGCCCCCGGAGCCGGGGGAACTCAGCCCCGGGCGCCCAGCAGGTGATCCATCGCCAGCTGGTCGAGGTGCTCGAAGCCCATCCCGCGCGCGGCGGCGGTGTCGGCGTCGAAGTCCTCGAAGGCGGACCGGTCGCCGAGCAGGGCCTGGAGTCCGTCGGCCGCCGTGGGCTCGGCCAGCTGGTCCAGACGGGCCGCGCGCAGCGCCTCCTGCACCTCCGGGTCGGAACGGAAGGCAGCCGCGCGGTCCTTGAGGATGAGGTAGTTGCGCATGCAGCCGGCCGCCGAGGCCCACACACCGTCGAGGTCCTCGGTCCGCGGCGGCTTGAAGTCGAAGTGCTTCGGGCCGCTGTAGCCGGCCGACTCCAGCAGGTCCACCAGCCAGAACGCGGCGCGCAGGTCACCGGCGCCGAACCGGAGGTCCTGGTCGTACTTGATGCCGGACTGGCCGTTGAGGTCGATGTGGAACAGCTTGCCGGCCCACAGCGCCTGCGCGATGCCGTGCGGGAAGTTCAGCCCGGCCATCTGCTCGTGGCCGACCTCGGGGTTGACGCCGTACAGCTCGGGCCGCTCCAGGCGCTCGATGAACGCCAGGGCGTGGCCGACGGTCGGCAGCAGGATGTCGCCGCGCGGCTCGTTCGGCTTGGGCTCGATGGCGAAGCGGATGTCGTAGCCCTGGGAGGTGACGTACTCGCCGAGCAGGTCGAAGGCCTCCTTCATCCGGTCCAGGGCGACCCGTACGTCCTTGGCGGCACCGGACTCGGCGCCCTCACGGCCGCCCCAGGCCACGTACACCTCGGCGCCGAGCTCGACCGCGAGGTCGATGTTGCGAACGGTCTTGCGCAGCGCGTAGCGGCGCACGTCCCGGTCGTTGGCGGTGAAGGCGCCGTCCTTGAACACCGGATGGGTGAACAGGTTGGTCGTCGCCATCGGCACCTTCATGCCGGTGGAGTCCAGCGCCTGGCGGAACCGCTTGATGTGTCCCTCGCGCTCGCTGTCGCTCGAGCCGAACGGGATCAGGTCGTCGTCGTGGAAGGTGACGCCGTGGGCGCCCAGCTCGGACAGGCGCTGCACCGACTCGACCGGGTCGAGGGCGCGTCGGGTGGCGTCACCGAACGGGTCCCGTCCCTGCCAGCCGACGGTCCACAGGCCGAAGGTGAACCTGTCCTCGGGGGTGGGCTGGTAGTTCATGCTGCGGCTCCTTGTTCGCTGAGGCTATTTCGTCATGGCGGTTTACAAATTAGTATGCAGCATCATCTCTGGGAAGATGGTCAGCCCGCCGGGTCGTACTTAGAGGGAGAAATCGATGTCAGCAGCCGAGGGTCCGCTCGTCGTCGGCGTGGACACGTCCACCCAGTCCACCAAGGCGCTGGTCGTCGACGCGGCCACCGGGCGGGTCGTGGCGAGCGGCCAGGCACCCCACAAGGTGACCTCGGGAGCGGGCCGGGAGAGCGATCCCCGTCAGTGGTGGGACGCCCTGACAGAGGCCCTGCGCCAATGCGGTCAGGCGGCACACGAGGCCGCCGCGGTGTCGATCGGCGGCCAGCAGCACGGGCTGGTCGCCCTGGACGCCCACGGCGAGCCGGTACGCCCGGCGCTGCTGTGGAACGATGTGCGCTCCGCGCCCCAGGCCCACCGGCTGACCGAGGAACTGGGCGGCGCGAAGTTCTGGGCCGAGCGCACCGGAAGCGTGCCGGCCGCGTCCTTCACGGTCACCAAGTGGGCCTGGCTGGCGGAGCACGAGCCGGAGGCGGTCCGTGCCACCAAGGCCGTCCGCCTCCCCCACGACTATCTGACCGAGCGGCTCACCGGGCAGGGCACGACCGACCGCGGCGACGCCTCCGGCACCGGCTGGTGGGCCTCCGGGACCGAGGCGTACGACGAGGAGATCCTCGCGCACGTGGGGCTGGACCCGGCGCTGCTCCCCCGTGTCGTGCGCCCCGGCGAAGTGGCCGGGACCGTGCGCGAGGACCATGGCCTGCCGTTCTCCAAGGGCACCCTGGTGGCGTGCGGCACCGGGGACAACGCGGCCGCCGCGCTCGGCCTGGGGGTACGGCCCGGCACGCCGGTGATGAGCCTCGGCACCTCGGGCACGGTGTACGCGGTGTCACGGAGGCGGCCCGCCGACCCGACCGGCATCGTGGCGGGCTTCGCCGACGCGTGCGGTGACTGGCTGCCGCTCGCCTGCACGCTCAACTGCACGCTCGCCGTGGACCGGGTCGCGACACTGCTGGGCCTGGACCGCGAGGCCGTCGAGCCGGGCGCCGGCGTCACGCTCCTGCCCTTCCTGGACGGCGAGCGCACCCCGAACCTTCCCAACGCGTCCGGTCTGCTGCACGGGCTGCGCCACAACACGACCGGTGGCCAGCTGCTCCAGGCCGCCTACGACGGTGCCGTGCACTCGCTGCTGGGCGCGCTGGACCGCGTGGTCGACGAGGACGCGGACCCCTCGGCTCCCCTGCTGCTGATCGGCGGCGGCGCGCGGGGCACGGCCTGGCAGCAGACCGTACGGCGGCTGTCGGGACGGCCCGTGCAGGTGCCCAAGGCGCGGGAGCTGGTCGCGCTGGGGGCGGCGGCGCAGGCGGCCGGTCTGCTCACCGGCGAGGACCCGGCCGCGGTCGCCCGCCGCTGGGACACGGCCGCGGGGCCGGTGCTGGAGGCGGTGGAGCGGGACGAGGAGACGCTGGCCAGGATCACCGGGGTACTCTCCGACGCGGCCCCGCTCCTGGAACGCGGCACGGACACCGCCTGACGGCCGAGAACCGATTCAGGGCCGGTTCAGAACCGGTTCACGACCGATTCAGGACCGACCGAGAACGACCCGGCCCCGACCAAGGACTGACGGAGGCATGAGCGCACCGCTGCACGAGGCCCGCCCGGCCGGCCCGGGGCGGACGCTGCCCTCGGCCGGCCCGCAGCGGCGCGCGCTGCCCGACACCCAGCAGGGCATGCGCCGCCGCAATCTCTCGCGGGTGATGCACACCGTCAGCGCCGAGGGGCCACTGTCCCGGGCCGCCGTCGCCTCCCGCATCGGCCTGACCAGGGCGGCGGTGTCCACCCTGGTGGACGAGCTGGTCCGCTCGGGCCTGCTGGAGGAACTGGGCCCCGAGCGGCCCGGACGCGTGGGCCGGCCCGGCTCGGCACTCGCCGTCAGCGGGCGCGGTCCGGCCGGGATCGGCGCCGAGGTCGGCGTCGACCACCTCGCGGTCTGCGCGGTCGACCTGCGCGGAGAGATCCGGACCCGGGCCGTGCGCCACGTCCCGAACCGCGGCCGCTCCCCCGCGGCCGTGAGCGAGGAGCTCGCCGCGCTGCTGCTCCGGGTCGTCGGCACGATCGAGGACGAGGGTCTGTGGCCGGCCGGGCTGACCGTGGCCGTACCGGGCCTGGTGGCACGCGACGCCCGGACTGTCGTCCGCGCGCCGAACCTGGGCTGGCACGACACCGACCTCGGCGCCCTGCTCCCGGCGCGGTTCCCGCTGACCGTGGTCAACGAGGCCAACTGCGGCGCGCTGGCCGAGCTCTGGCTCGGCGAGGGCACCCCGCGCGACTTCCTCCACGTCTCGGCCGAGATCGGCATCGGCGCCGCGGTGGTCGTGGAGGGGCGACTGCTGCTCGGAAACCGGGGCTTCGCGGGCGAGCTGGGCCATGTGCCGGTCCGGCCCGACGGCCCTGAGTGCGCGTGCGGCGGCCGCGGCTGCCTGGAGCAGTACGCCGGCGAGGAGGCCGTGCTGCGCGCCGCCGGCCTGGAGCCCGGCGAGGACCGCGTGGGCCTGCTCGCGGGCCGCGCCGCGCAGGGCGACCCCGCCGTACGACGTGCCCTGCACGACGCGGGAACGGCGCTGGGCATCGCGCTGACCGGGGCGGTCAATCTCCTGGACCCCGAGGGCGTCGTCCTGGGCGGCGCCCTGTCCGGGCTCGCCCCCTGGCTGCTGCCGTCGCTCCGCTCGGAACTGGCCCGGCGCACGGCGGGCCCGGCCTGCCCCGTCTCGGTGTCCGCCCTGGGCCCCCAGGGCCCCCTGCTGGGCGCGGCCCACTCGGTGATCCGGGGAATCCTGGACGACCCCGCGTCCGTCGCCGAACAGGCTTGAGCCGAACTGTCCGGCCGTCACCGGCCGTTCGGTCTGCCGCGGGGCGCGGTTGCCCGTTGCCGGTGGGGCGTGGTTGCCGGTTGCTGCCGCCGGGGCGGGCAAGGGGAACGTCGATGCCGCCGGTGGCCTCGCGGCTAATCCCCGCCGCCTCCGCCACCGCCTCCGTCACCACCGCCTCCGTCACCACCGCCACCACCGTCGCCGCTCCCGCCGTCGCCTCCGTCCGAGCCCCAGCCGTCGCCGCCGCCGGGCTCGTTGTCGTCCCTCCCCCTGCCGAGGTTGCTGAACCAGGGACGGCCCCACGACGCGTCATCGGCGCCGTCCGGCTCGTATCCGTCCACCGGGCCGCGCTCCGACCTGAACCGGGCCGAGCCGGTCGTGTCCCCGAGCCCGAAGGCGACGGCGAAGACCTGCGCCATGACGGCGTCCAGCGGGTCGGGGCTCTCGTACCACACGGGGGCCAACGGCAGCAGTACCGTGTCCTGTTCCGGCCAACGCGAGGGCTGCGCCAGGAGGGCGACACGCCGTTCGTCGCGCAGCAGCCACGAACTCTCCGCGTCCCTCCTCGACAGCACCCAGTGCCGGTCGGGCAGTCGTACTTCCACGGAACTCTTGGACTTGCGCAGTTTCTTCCGGAGAACCAGTTCCGCGGCGACGTCGCCGACGGTCAGCCGCAGGCCCTTGCCGGGTTCGGGGCTGTCGGGATGGAAACCGCGCGGCGCCCTGATCCGCACCACGGAAGCGCCCGGCCCCCACACGTCCACGCGCACCAGTCGCCGGTCCACGGTGACGGTGACCGGCCCGGCGGGGCCTTGCGCGAACCGCCGCGCGATCCACAGCGGCACGCCCTCGGCACGAGCCCGGGCCCCCAGCATGGCCACCTGACCGGGCCCGCCGCACCACCGGACCGCCAGTTCCCCCAGGGCGTGGGCGAACCCCGCGGCCTGTCGCACCTTCAACGGCGTGGTCGTGCCGGTGACACGGGTCACCGGCACGACCCCGGCTCCGTCCGGGAGCCACCCCAAGGGGCGTTCCGTCCCGCCGCCTCCGAGCCAGAATCCGCGGTGGAACGCCTCGGCCATGGCGCCGAGGTTCAGCTCGCTCAACGGCGTGATCCTGCCGCCCCTGCGCAGCCGGTCCCCGGTCAGTTCCACGGTCCGTGCCAGCGGATTCCTCGACCGCTCGCCGTAGAGCACCTGGCTCACCACGGCCCCGCCCCCCTATCCACGCAGTCCGCTCGGCCGGCCCGCTCTCACTACTTGCTGACAGCGAACCGCATCAGGGCGTGCTCGTCACCCTGCTTGACCTTGCCCGTCACATTGATCACCTCGAGCTTCCACGCGCCACCGACCCGGATCGCCTTGGCCACGGCGCAGCAGTTGTCCTGGGTGAGCATGCTCGGCCAGATGTCGGCGACCTGCTGGGTGCTGCCCCCGGTGGCGTCGTAGACCTTGAAACTGATGTTGCGCGCCTTCTGGAAGGCGCTGCCCTTCTTGTAGGCGGCGGCGACGAACACGATCGACGTGATGTTGGACGGGACCCGGGCGAACT
Coding sequences within it:
- the xylB gene encoding xylulokinase, which encodes MSAAEGPLVVGVDTSTQSTKALVVDAATGRVVASGQAPHKVTSGAGRESDPRQWWDALTEALRQCGQAAHEAAAVSIGGQQHGLVALDAHGEPVRPALLWNDVRSAPQAHRLTEELGGAKFWAERTGSVPAASFTVTKWAWLAEHEPEAVRATKAVRLPHDYLTERLTGQGTTDRGDASGTGWWASGTEAYDEEILAHVGLDPALLPRVVRPGEVAGTVREDHGLPFSKGTLVACGTGDNAAAALGLGVRPGTPVMSLGTSGTVYAVSRRRPADPTGIVAGFADACGDWLPLACTLNCTLAVDRVATLLGLDREAVEPGAGVTLLPFLDGERTPNLPNASGLLHGLRHNTTGGQLLQAAYDGAVHSLLGALDRVVDEDADPSAPLLLIGGGARGTAWQQTVRRLSGRPVQVPKARELVALGAAAQAAGLLTGEDPAAVARRWDTAAGPVLEAVERDEETLARITGVLSDAAPLLERGTDTA
- the xylA gene encoding xylose isomerase codes for the protein MNYQPTPEDRFTFGLWTVGWQGRDPFGDATRRALDPVESVQRLSELGAHGVTFHDDDLIPFGSSDSEREGHIKRFRQALDSTGMKVPMATTNLFTHPVFKDGAFTANDRDVRRYALRKTVRNIDLAVELGAEVYVAWGGREGAESGAAKDVRVALDRMKEAFDLLGEYVTSQGYDIRFAIEPKPNEPRGDILLPTVGHALAFIERLERPELYGVNPEVGHEQMAGLNFPHGIAQALWAGKLFHIDLNGQSGIKYDQDLRFGAGDLRAAFWLVDLLESAGYSGPKHFDFKPPRTEDLDGVWASAAGCMRNYLILKDRAAAFRSDPEVQEALRAARLDQLAEPTAADGLQALLGDRSAFEDFDADTAAARGMGFEHLDQLAMDHLLGARG
- a CDS encoding ROK family transcriptional regulator, translated to MSAPLHEARPAGPGRTLPSAGPQRRALPDTQQGMRRRNLSRVMHTVSAEGPLSRAAVASRIGLTRAAVSTLVDELVRSGLLEELGPERPGRVGRPGSALAVSGRGPAGIGAEVGVDHLAVCAVDLRGEIRTRAVRHVPNRGRSPAAVSEELAALLLRVVGTIEDEGLWPAGLTVAVPGLVARDARTVVRAPNLGWHDTDLGALLPARFPLTVVNEANCGALAELWLGEGTPRDFLHVSAEIGIGAAVVVEGRLLLGNRGFAGELGHVPVRPDGPECACGGRGCLEQYAGEEAVLRAAGLEPGEDRVGLLAGRAAQGDPAVRRALHDAGTALGIALTGAVNLLDPEGVVLGGALSGLAPWLLPSLRSELARRTAGPACPVSVSALGPQGPLLGAAHSVIRGILDDPASVAEQA
- a CDS encoding TerD family protein, which translates into the protein MITLTKEDGPADLDGVTHLSIGASWDPTAGSSGGVLGKMRRKTGTDLDLIAIAMQGGDPVRLAGLDSLDPLGNGSLIHSGDNQTGHGDGDDETVTVEFARVPSNITSIVFVAAAYKKGSAFQKARNISFKVYDATGGSTQQVADIWPSMLTQDNCCAVAKAIRVGGAWKLEVINVTGKVKQGDEHALMRFAVSK